The following coding sequences lie in one Ipomoea triloba voucher KIOM201701018921 chloroplast, complete genome genomic window:
- the ycf2 gene encoding Ycf2 — translation MQKRQIKVQKRQIKFCIFELREIMREIKNSHYFLDSWTQFNSVGSFIHIFFHQERFLKLFDPRIFSILLSRNFQGSTSNRSFTIRGVILFVVAVLIYRINNRNMVERKNLYLTGFLPIPMNSTGPRNDRLEEAVGSSNINRLIVSLLYLPKGKKISESSFLNRKESTGVLSITKRNSSCKISNETVAEIEILFKEKDSKSLEFLFVYYMDDDSTHKDHDWKLADPILLERLAKDWISYLMSAFREKRPIEAGVFFKQHEHVSHLFSRNKGAISLQNCTQFHMWKFRQDLFLLFPSWGNNPPESYFWLGNVWLGKKDRFFSKVRNVWSNIQYDSTRSSFVQVTDSSQLKGSSDQSRDHLDSNHLDSISNEDSEYRTLINQREIQQLEERSIPWDPSFLQTERKEIESDRFPKNLSGYSSMSQLFTEREKPMINHLFPEEMEEFLGNATRSVRSFFSDRWSELHLGSNPTERSTREQKLLKKHLSFVRRSENKEMIHLFKIITYLQNTVSIHSISLDPGCDMVPKDDPDLDSSNKISFFNKNPFFDFFHRFHERNRGGYALHHDFESEERLQEMADLFTLSITEPDLVYHKGFSFSIDSYGLDQKKFLNEVFNTGAESKKKSLLVLSPVLFRYEENEYFFRRIRQKRVWISCGNGLGDLKQKMVVFASNNIMEAVNQYRLIRNLIQIQYNRYIRSVLNRFFLMNRSDRNFEYGIQRDQKGKDTLSHRTLMKYMIKQDYAYIYKWSNGSKNCQEHLEHFLSEQKSCFQVHFQVQKSRFQVMFDQLRIYTRIRINQFLMNYSEVCKKFEKDVYKLLTFFLPKWSRSLRFFFLFPQSLRFLGKSLRFLAKLLFFLSNSLSFPFSCVSFGNTPIHRSEINIYELKGPNDKLCNQLLESIGFQIVHLKKLNPFLLADDGTSKFLINGGTISPFLFNKIPKRMIDSFHTRTNRRKSFDNKDSYFSMIFYDQDNWLNPGKPFHRSSLISSFYKANRLRFLNNPHHFCFYCNKRFPFSVEKARNNNSYFLYGQFLNILFLRKKRFSLCVGKKKHVFGGRTTISPIESQVSNIFIPNDFPQSGDERYNLDKSFHFLSRPDPFVRRAIYSIVDTSGNPLTEGQIVNFERTYCQPLSDMNLSDSEGKNLHECPNFNSNIGLIHIPCSEKDFPSEKRKKQSLCLKKCVGVQKGRMYTTFQRDSAFSILSKKWNLFQTYMPSFFTSTGYKYLNSIFLDTFSDLLSILSSSVSIFHDIMGISWRILQTKLWKMQFFLRSEISSKWLHNLLSKEMIHRNKKNKSSLISTHLRSPNVWEFLYSILFLVLVAGYLVLIHLFFVSQTFSELQTEFEKVKSLMIPSSMIEIELRKLLDKYPTSEPNSFWLKNLFLFPINRIAFSINTRHLSHTSKEIYSLIRKRKNVNGDWIDDKIESWVANSDSIHEEERKFLVQLSALTTEKRILLSLTHSDHLSKNDSGYQMIEQPGAIYLRYLVDIHQKHLMNYEFNISCLAERRIFLAHYQTITYSQTSSGANSFHFPSHGKPFSLRLALSPSRGILVIGSIGTGRSYLVKYLATNSYVPFITVFLNKLLDKKPKFIADIDIDDSDNIDASDDIDIDDSDNIDASDDIDRDLDTELELLTWMNALTMDKEMMAEINRLSITLQFELARAMSPCIIWIPNIHDLDVNESNYLSLGLLVNHLSRDCERCSTRNILVIASTHIPQKVDPALIAPNKFNTCIKLRRLLIPQQRKYFFTLSYTRGFHLEKKMFHTNGFGSITMGPNARDLVALTNEVLSISITQKKSIIDTNTIRSALHRQTWDLRSQVRSVQDHGILFYQIGRAVAQNVLLSNCPIDPISIYLKKKLCNEGDSYLYKWYFELGTSMKKFTILLYLLSCSAGSVAQDLWSLPGPDEKNGITSYGLVENDSDLVHGLLEVEGALVGSSRTEKNCSQFDNDRVTLLLRPEPRNPLDMMQNGSCSILDQIFLYEKYESEFEEGALDPNLDPQQIEEDLFNHIVWAPRIWRPWGFLCIERPNELGFSYWSRSFRGKRIFYDKEDELQENDSEFLQSGTMQYKTRDRSSKEQGFFRISQFIWDPADPLFFLFKDRSPGSVFSRRELFADEEMSKGLLTAQTYQTDEPSTSRSKSTRWFIKNTQEKHFELLINRQRWLRTNSSLSNGSFRSNTLSESYQYLSNLFLSNGTLFDQMTKTLLRKRWLFPDEMKIGFM, via the coding sequence ATGCAAAAAAGACAAATCAAGGTGCAAAAAAGACAAATCAAGTTCTGTATTTTCGAATTGAGAGAGATAATGAGAGAGATAAAGAATTCTCACTATTTCTTAGATTCGTGGACCCAATTCAATTCAGTGGGATCCTTTATTCACATTTTTTTCCACCAAGAACGTTTTCTAAAACTCTTTGACCCACGAATTTTTAGTATTCTACTTTCACGCAATTTCCAGGGTTCAACAAGCAATCGATCTTTCACGATCAGGGGAGTAATACTCTTTGTAGTAGCGGTACTTATATATCGTATTAACAATCGAAATATGGTCGAAAGAAAAAACCTATATTTGACAGGGTTTCTTCCTATACCTATGAATTCCACTGGACCCAGAAATGATCGATTGGAAGAAGCTGTTGGGTCTTCCAATATCAATAGGTTGATTGTTTCGCTCCTGTATCTTCCAAAAGGAAAAAAGATCTCTGAGAGTTCTTTCCTGAATCGGAAAGAGAGTACTGGGGTTCTCTCAATAACAAAGAGGAATTCTAGTTGTAAGATATCTAATGAAACCGTCGCCGAAATTGAGATCTTATTCAAAGAGAAAGATAGCAAATCTCTGGAGTTTCTTTTTGTATATTATATGGATGATGATTCGACCCACAAGGACCATGATTGGAAATTGGCTGATCCTATTTTATTGGAAAGATTAGCGAAAGACTGGATTTCTTATCTTATGTCTGCTTTTCGTGAAAAAAGACCAATTGAAGCGGGGGTTTTCTTCAAACAACATGAGCATGTTTCCCATCTCTTCTCGAGAAACAAGGGGGCTATCTCGTTGCAAAATTGTACTCAATTTCATATGTGGAAATTCCGCCAAGATCTCTTCCTTTTATTCCCTAGTTGGGGGAATAATCCGCCCGAATCGTATTTTTGGTTAGGCAATGTGTGGTTGGGAAAGAAGGATCGGTTTTTTAGCAAGGTACGGAATGTATGGTCAAATATTCAATATGATTCCACAAGGTCTAGTTTCGTTCAAGTAACGGATTCTAGCCAACTGAAAGGATCCTCTGATCAATCCAGAGATCATTTGGATTCCAATCATTTGGATTCCATTAGTAATGAGGATTCGGAATATCGCACATTGATCAATCAAAGAGAGATTCAACAACTAGAAGAAAGATCGATTCCCTGGGATCCTTCCTTTCTTCAAACGGAACGAAAAGAGATAGAATCAGACCGATTCCCGAAAAACCTTTCTGGATATTCCTCAATGTCCCAGCTATTCACGGAACGCGAGAAACCGATGATTAATCATCTGTTTCCGGAAGAAATGGAAGAATTTCTTGGGAATGCTACAAGATCCGTTCGTTCTTTTTTCTCTGATAGATGGTCAGAACTTCATCTGGGTTCGAATCCTACTGAGAGGTCCACTAGAGAGCAGAAATTGTTGAAGAAACATCTTTCTTTTGTCCGGCGATCAGAAAATAAAGAAATGATTCATTTATTCAAAATCATTACGTATTTACAAAATACTGTCTCAATTCATTCTATTTCATTAGATCCGGGATGTGATATGGTTCCGAAGGATGACCCGGATCTGGACAGTTCCAATAAGATTTCATTCTTTAACAAAAATCCATTTTTTGATTTCTTTCACCGATTCCATGAACGGAACAGGGGAGGATACGCGTTACACCACGATTTTGAATCAGAAGAGAGATTGCAAGAAATGGCAGATCTATTTACTCTATCAATAACCGAGCCGGATCTGGTGTATCATAAGGGATTTTCTTTTTCTATTGATTCGTACGGATTGGATCAAAAAAAATTCTTGAATGAGGTATTCAACACCGGGGCTGAATCGAAAAAGAAATCTTTATTGGTTCTGTCTCCTGTTCTTTTTCGTTATGAGGAGAATGAATATTTTTTTCGAAGGATCAGACAAAAACGGGTCTGGATCTCCTGCGGGAATGGTTTGGGAGATCTAAAGCAAAAAATGGTGGTATTTGCTAGCAATAACATAATGGAAGCAGTCAATCAATATAGATTGATCCGAAATCTGATTCAAATCCAATATAATAGGTACATAAGAAGTGTATTGAATCGATTCTTTTTAATGAATAGATCCGATCGCAACTTCGAATATGGAATTCAAAGGGATCAAAAAGGAAAGGATACTCTCAGTCATAGAACTCTAATGAAATATATGATCAAACAAGATTATGCATATATATACAAATGGTCCAATGGGAGCAAGAATTGCCAGGAACATTTGGAACATTTCCTTTCTGAGCAGAAAAGCTGTTTTCAAGTGCATTTTCAAGTGCAAAAGAGCCGTTTTCAAGTAATGTTTGATCAATTACGTATTTATACACGTATTCGTATTAATCAATTTTTGATGAATTATTCTGAGGTTTGCAAGAAATTCGAAAAAGATGTGTATAAGTTGCTTACTTTCTTTTTGCCCAAGTGGTCCAGGTCACTTCGTTTCTTTTTCCTTTTCCCCCAGTCACTTCGTTTTTTGGGCAAGTCACTTCGTTTTTTGGCCAAGTTGCTTTTCTTTTTGTCTAATTCACTTTCTTTTCCTTTTTCCTGTGTAAGTTTTGGGAATACCCCCATTCATAGGTCCGAAATCAACATCTATGAATTGAAAGGTCCGAATGATAAACTCTGCAATCAGTTGTTAGAATCGATAGGTTTTCAAATTGTTCATTTGAAAAAATTGAACCCCTTCTTACTGGCTGATGATGGTACTTCGAAATTCTTGATCAATGGAGGAACAATATCACCATTTTTGTTCAATAAGATACCAAAGCGGATGATTGACTCATTCCATACTAGAACTAATCGCAGGAAATCCTTTGATAACAAAGATTCCTATTTCTCAATGATATTCTACGATCAAGACAATTGGCTGAATCCCGGGAAACCATTTCACAGAAGTTCATTGATATCCTCTTTTTATAAAGCAAATCGACTTCGATTCTTGAATAATCCGCATCACTTCTGCTTCTATTGTAACAAAAGATTCCCTTTTTCTGTGGAAAAGGCTCGTAATAATAATTCATATTTTCTATATGGGCAATTTCTCAATATCTTGTTCCTTCGCAAGAAAAGATTTTCTTTGTGCGTTGGTAAAAAAAAACATGTTTTTGGGGGGAGAACTACTATTTCACCAATCGAGTCACAAGTATCTAACATATTCATACCTAACGATTTTCCACAAAGTGGTGACGAAAGGTATAACTTGGACAAATCTTTTCATTTTCTAAGTCGACCCGATCCATTCGTTCGTAGAGCTATTTATTCGATCGTAGACACTTCTGGAAACCCTCTAACAGAGGGACAAATTGTCAATTTTGAAAGAACTTATTGTCAACCTCTTTCAGATATGAATCTATCTGATTCAGAAGGAAAGAACCTTCATGAGTGTCCCAATTTCAATTCAAATATAGGTTTGATTCACATTCCATGTTCTGAGAAAGATTTCCCATCCGAAAAAAGGAAAAAACAGAGTCTTTGTCTAAAGAAATGCGTTGGGGTTCAGAAAGGGCGGATGTATACAACCTTTCAACGAGATAGTGCTTTTTCAATTCTCTCAAAAAAATGGAATCTATTCCAAACATATATGCCAAGCTTCTTTACTTCGACAGGGTACAAATATCTAAATTCGATATTTTTAGATACTTTTTCAGACCTATTGTCAATACTAAGTAGCAGTGTATCCATTTTTCATGATATTATGGGTATATCGTGGCGAATTCTTCAGACAAAATTGTGGAAGATGCAATTTTTTCTCAGAAGTGAGATCTCGAGTAAATGGTTACATAATCTTCTGTCCAAAGAAATGATTCATCGAAATAAAAAGAATAAGTCGTCGTTGATATCGACACATCTGAGATCGCCAAATGTTTGGGAATTCCTCTATTCAATCCTTTTCCTTGTTCTTGTTGCTGGATATCTCGTTCTTATACATCTTTTCTTTGTTTCCCAGACCTTTAGTGAGTTACAGACAGAGTTCGAAAAGGTCAAATCTTTGATGATTCCCTCATCAATGATTGAGATTGAGTTGCGAAAACTTCTAGATAAGTATCCTACGTCTGAACCGAATTCTTTCTGGTTAAAGAATCTCTTTCTATTTCCCATCAATCGAATCGCTTTTTCTATAAATACGAGACATCTAAGTCATACAAGTAAAGAGATCTATTCATTGATAAGAAAAAGAAAAAACGTGAACGGGGATTGGATTGATGATAAAATAGAATCCTGGGTCGCGAACAGTGATTCGATTCATGAGGAAGAAAGAAAATTCTTGGTTCAGCTCTCCGCCTTAACGACAGAAAAAAGAATTCTATTGAGTCTGACTCATAGTGATCATTTATCAAAGAATGACTCTGGTTATCAAATGATTGAACAACCGGGAGCAATTTACTTACGATACTTGGTTGACATTCATCAAAAGCATCTAATGAATTATGAGTTCAATATATCCTGTTTAGCAGAAAGACGGATATTCCTTGCTCATTATCAGACAATCACTTATTCACAAACTTCGTCTGGGGCTAATAGTTTTCATTTCCCATCTCATGGAAAACCTTTTTCGCTCCGCTTAGCCTTATCCCCCTCTAGGGGTATTTTAGTGATAGGTTCTATAGGAACTGGACGATCCTATTTGGTCAAATACCTAGCGACAAACTCCTATGTTCCTTTCATTACGGTATTTCTTAACAAGTTACTGGATAAGAAGCCTAAATTTATTGCTGATATCGATATTGATGATAGTGACAATATTGATGCTAGTGACGATATCGATATTGATGATAGTGACAATATTGATGCTAGTGACGATATCGATCGTGACCTTGATACGGAGCTGGAACTGCTAACTTGGATGAATGCGCTAACTATGGATAAGGAGATGATGGCGGAAATAAACCGATTGTCTATCACCCTTCAATTCGAATTAGCAAGAGCAATGTCTCCTTGCATAATATGGATCCCAAACATTCATGATCTGGATGTGAATGAGTCGAATTACTTATCCCTCGGTCTATTAGTGAACCATCTCTCCAGGGATTGTGAAAGATGTTCTACTAGAAATATTCTTGTTATTGCTTCGACTCATATTCCCCAAAAAGTGGATCCCGCTCTCATAGCTCCGAACAAATTCAATACGTGCATTAAGTTACGAAGGCTTCTTATTCCACAACAACGAAAGTACTTTTTCACTCTTTCATATACTAGGGGATTTCACTTGGAAAAGAAAATGTTCCATACTAACGGATTCGGGTCCATAACCATGGGGCCCAATGCACGAGATCTTGTAGCACTTACCAATGAGGTCCTATCGATTAGTATTACACAGAAGAAATCAATTATAGACACTAATACAATTAGATCCGCTCTTCATAGACAAACTTGGGATTTGCGATCCCAGGTAAGATCGGTTCAGGATCATGGGATCCTTTTCTATCAGATAGGAAGGGCTGTAGCACAAAATGTACTTCTAAGTAATTGTCCCATAGATCCTATATCTATCTATCTGAAGAAGAAATTATGTAACGAAGGGGATTCTTATTTGTACAAATGGTACTTCGAACTTGGAACGAGCATGAAGAAATTCACGATACTTCTTTATCTTTTGAGTTGTTCTGCCGGATCGGTCGCTCAAGATCTTTGGTCTTTACCCGGACCCGATGAAAAAAATGGGATCACTTCCTATGGACTCGTTGAGAATGATTCTGATCTAGTTCATGGCCTATTAGAAGTAGAAGGCGCTCTGGTGGGATCTTCGCGGACAGAAAAAAATTGCAGTCAGTTTGATAATGATCGAGTGACATTGCTTCTTCGGCCCGAACCGAGGAATCCCTTAGATATGATGCAAAACGGATCTTGTTCTATCCTTGATCAGATATTTCTCTATGAAAAATACGAATCGGAGTTTGAAGAAGGCGCCCTTGACCCTAACCTTGACCCGCAACAGATAGAGGAGGATTTATTCAATCACATAGTTTGGGCTCCTAGAATATGGCGCCCTTGGGGCTTTCTTTGTATCGAAAGGCCCAATGAATTGGGATTTTCCTATTGGTCCAGGTCATTTCGGGGCAAGCGGATCTTTTATGATAAAGAGGATGAGCTTCAAGAGAATGATTCGGAGTTCTTGCAGAGTGGAACCATGCAGTACAAGACACGAGATAGATCTTCCAAAGAACAAGGCTTTTTTCGAATAAGCCAATTCATTTGGGACCCCGCAGATCCACTCTTTTTCCTATTCAAAGATCGGTCCCCTGGCTCTGTGTTTTCACGTCGAGAATTATTTGCAGATGAAGAGATGTCAAAGGGGCTTCTTACTGCCCAAACTTACCAAACTGATGAGCCTTCTACATCTAGATCTAAATCTACACGCTGGTTTATCAAGAATACGCAAGAAAAGCACTTCGAATTGTTGATTAATCGTCAGAGATGGCTTAGAACCAATAGTTCATTATCTAATGGATCTTTCCGTTCTAATACTCTATCCGAGAGTTATCAGTATTTATCAAATCTGTTCCTATCTAACGGAACACTATTTGATCAAATGACAAAGACTTTGTTGAGAAAAAGATGGCTTTTCCCGGATGAAATGAAAATTGGATTCATGTAA
- the ndhB gene encoding NdhB, protein MSWHVQNENFILDSTRIFMKAFHLLLFDGSLIFPECILIFGLILLLMIDSTSDQKDRPWLYFISSTSLVMSITALLFRWREEPMISFSGNFQTNNFNEIFQFLILLCSTLCIPLSVEYIECTEMAITEFLLFVLTATLGGMFLCGANDFITIFVAPECFSLCSYLLSGYTKKDVRSNEATMKYLLMGGASSSILVHGFSWLYGLSGGEIELQEIVNGLINTQMYNSPGISIALIFITVGIGFKLSPAPSHQWTPDVYEGSPTPVVAFLSVTSKVAASASATRIFDIPFYFSSNEWHLLLEILAILSMILGNLIAITQTSMKRMLAYSSIGQIGYVIIGIIVGDSNDGYASMITYMLFYISMNLGAFACIVLFGLRTGTDNIRDYAGLYTKDPFLALSLALCLLSLGGLPPLAGFFGKLYLFWCGWQAGLYFLVFIGLLTSVVSIYYYLKIIKLLMTGRNQAITPHVRNYRRSPSNNSIELSMIVCVIASTIPGISMNPIIAIAQDTLF, encoded by the exons ATGAGCTGGCATGTACAGAATGAAAACTTCATTCTCGATTCTACGAGAATTTTTATGAAAGCCTTTCATTTGCTTCTCTTCGATGGAAGTTTGATTTTCCCAGAATGTATCCTAATTTTTGGCCTAATTCTTCTTCTGATGATCGATTCAACCTCTGATCAAAAAGATAGACCTTGGTTATATTTCATCTCTTCAACAAGTTTAGTAATGAGCATAACGGCCCTATTGTTCCGATGGAGAGAAGAACCTATGATTAGCTTTTCGGGAAATTTCCAAACGAACAATTTCAACGAAATCTTTCAATTTCTTATTTTACTATGTTCAACTCTATGTATTCCTCTATCCGTAGAGTACATTGAATGTACAGAAATGGCTATAACAGAGTTTCTCTTATTCGTATTAACAGCTACTCTAGGAGGAATGTTTTTATGCGGTGCTAACGATTTCATAACTATCTTTGTAGCTCCAGAATGTTTCAGTTTATGCTCCTACCTATTATCTGGATATACCAAGAAAGATGTACGGTCTAATGAGGCGACTATGAAATATTTACTCATGGGTGGGGCAAGCTCTTCTATTCTGGTTCATGGTTTCTCTTGGCTATATGGTTTATCCGGGGGAGAGATTGAGCTTCAAGAAATAGTGAATGGTCTTATCAATACACAAATGTATAACTCCCCAGGAATTTCAATTGCGCTCATATTCATCACCGTAGGAATTGGGTTCAAGCTTTCCCCAGCCCCTTCTCATCAATGGACTCCTGACGTATACGAAGGA TCTCCCACCCCAGTCGTTGCTTTTCTTTCTGTTACTTCGAAAGTAGCTGCTTCAGCTTCAGCCACTCGAATTTTCGATATTCCTTTTTATTTCTCATCAAACGAATGGCATCTTCTTCTGGAAATCCTAGCTATTCTTAGCATGATATTGGGAAATCTCATTGCTATTACTCAAACAAGCATGAAACGTATGCTTGCCTATTCGTCCATAGGTCAAATCGGATATGTCATTATTGGAATAATTGTTGGAGACTCAAATGATGGATATGCAAGCATGATAACTTATATGCTGTTCTATATCTCCATGAATCTAGGAGCTTTTGCTTGCATTGTATTATTTGGTCTACGTACCGGAACTGATAACATTCGAGATTATGCAGGATTATACACAAAAGATCCTTTTTTGGCTCTCTCTTTAGCCCTATGTCTCTTATCCCTAGGGGGTCTTCCTCCACTAGCAGGTTTTTTCGGAAAACTCTATTTATTCTGGTGTGGATGGCAGGCAGGCCTATATTTCTTGGTTTTTATAGGACTCCTTACAAGCGTTGTTTCTATCTACTATTATCTAAAAATCATCAAGTTATTAATGACTGGACGAAACCAAGCAATAACCCCTCACGTGCGAAATTATAGAAGATCCCCATCAAACAATTCCATCGAATTGAGTATGATTGTATGTGTGATAGCATCTACTATACCAGGAATATCAATGAACCCGATTATTGCAATTGCTCAGGATACCCTTTTTTAG
- the rps7 gene encoding ribosomal protein S7, whose product MSRRGTAEKKTAKSDPIYRNRLVNMLVNRILKHGKKSLAYQIIYRAVKKIQQKTETNPLSVLRQAIRGVTPNITVKARRVGGSTHQVPIEIGSTQGKALAVRWLLAASRKRPGRDMAFKLSSELVDAAKGSGDAIRKKEETLRMAEANRAFAHFR is encoded by the coding sequence ATGTCACGTCGAGGTACTGCAGAAAAAAAAACAGCAAAATCCGATCCAATTTATCGTAATCGATTAGTTAACATGTTGGTTAACCGTATTCTGAAACACGGAAAAAAATCATTGGCTTATCAAATTATCTATCGAGCCGTGAAAAAGATTCAACAAAAAACAGAAACAAATCCACTATCCGTTTTACGTCAAGCAATACGTGGAGTTACTCCCAATATAACAGTAAAAGCAAGACGTGTAGGTGGATCGACTCATCAAGTTCCCATTGAAATAGGATCCACACAAGGAAAAGCACTTGCCGTTCGTTGGTTATTAGCGGCATCCCGAAAACGTCCGGGTCGAGATATGGCTTTCAAATTAAGTTCCGAATTAGTGGATGCTGCCAAAGGGAGTGGCGATGCCATACGCAAAAAGGAAGAGACTCTTAGAATGGCAGAGGCAAATAGAGCTTTTGCGCATTTTCGTTAA